The genomic stretch CCCTTAAAAAACTAATAGGAAACCTTCCTAAGCGATTTCCCTCTCGGGCACAAGGGCCGCACCGGCGCGTCAGCGGCATCGCAGGCGGCGACTGGCGAGCCCAAGTCGAGCTCCTGGCCGAAACCCGCCACCTGCTCCAGTAGAACCGGGATCGCTCACGGTTCTTCGCCCGCCACGACGGCAAGCAACACGTCCGCGTGACAGGGCTGATCAGCCGGGCACCAGCACCCGAGATCCTTCCCGGCGAGCTCCCGGCGAGCCTGCTCGACGAGCTCAGGATGCTCGCGCAGATGAACCCGGTACAGCTCGATCACCTCGGACCGCTCGTGCACCCGCCCGCCACAAGCCCGGCACCCCTCCCGTCTCACGCTGTGCGGGCTGTTGTACGGACTCGCCTTCAGACCAGGCGCGGCCCGGCCGACGTAGATCGCCCCCTCAGGCACCCGCCCGTGGTACATGTCCCCCTCGACCTTGACTCGGCGTGGCATGCGACATCCTCCCCTCTGACCTGGACCCTTATCCCGGGCCGCCGTCGGGAAACTCGGCAGCGCCGGTGCGGCCCACTGTCCCCGCGAGCACGCGCGAACCACGAGAACCTGTGACAGACGGACTCGCCCGGATGGGCGCTCCGGTTCGCGGGGCTGGCCGCCGAGTTCGACGGCGATACCGTGGTGGCCCAGGACCTGATGCGCGTCGGCGGTGCCGGCCCGGATACCGTCGGGCGAATGACCGTCCGTCTGCGTACCGCGAACGATCTCGATATGCCCGCCGTCGGCGCCCTGCACCACCGGTCCCGGGCCTCGGCTTACGCCGGCCTGGTCGCACCGGAGGCGCTGACCTTCGGCTCGGAGGAGGCGCTCGGCGAGTGGTGGGCCGAGCGCCGGCGCTGGGAGGCCGGCACCCACCGGCTGACCGTCGCCGTCTCGGTTTCCGGCATCGTCGGGTTCAGCTATCTGGGGCCGAGCGAGGACGAGGGCGTGACCGAGTTGTACGCCATCCACGTGCTGCCCGGGCACGTGGGAACCGGCGTGGGCCGGGCGCTGATGGACGACGCGCTGCCGCACCTGGGCCCGCGCGCGGTGCTGTGGGTGCTGGAGGGCAACAAGCGGGCCCGCCCGTTCTACGAGAAGGCCGGCTGGTCGGCGGACGGCGTCACCCGCGACGCCCCGATAGGCGGCGAGCTGACCCACCAGCTGCGGTACGCCCGGACGGCGGCCGGGTGACCGACTTCGCCGAACGTGCCGAGCGGCACCGGGGCGAGCCGCGGGTGCACTGCTACCGCATGCTCGGGTCGTTCGACGAGGCGGAAGACCTGGTCCAGGAGGTGTTCCTGCGGGCGTGGCGCGGGCGGGACGGCTTCGAGGGCCGTTCCTCACTGCGCGCCTGGCCGTACCGGATCGCCACCAACGCCTGCCTGGACTTCCTCGACGGCCGGAGCCGCGGACGCTGCCCGACCAGGCCGATTCGCCGGCCGGCCCGTGGTTGCAGCCGTTCCCCGGCCACCTGTGGGAGCCGGCGGTGCCCAGCGCCGACGACCCGGAGGCCGCGGTGGTCGCCAAGGAGACCCTGGAGCTGGCGTTCCTGGTCGCCATCAGGCACCTGCCGCCGAGGCAGCGCGCCGCGACGATCCTGTGCGACGTGCTGAGCTGGCGGGTCCGCCAGACGGCCGAGGCCCTGGACGGCAGTGTCGCCTCGGTCAACAGCGCCCTGCAGCGGGCCAGAGCCACCCTGCGCACCCACCTGCCGCCCGGCCGGTCGGACTGGGCCCCGTCAGCCCCGTACACCCACGAGGACCGCAGGATCCTGCGCCGCTACATGTCCGCGGTGGAGCGCGGCGACCTGACCGAGGTCGCGGAGCTGCTGGCGCGGGACGTGCGGGCGACGATGCCGCCGTACCGGCAGTGGTTCGCCGACCGCGACGGCGTGCGAGGCAATCGTGTCAGATCAGCGAAGAGATCGTGCGCAGGTCAGCCCAGCAGGCGCTCGCGCAGGGCGGCGTCCTTCTCCGCCACCAGGGGCTGCCAGGTAGCGATAGCCCATCCGGGTTGCCGTGCTCACGCGATGGCTTCCTTGCCGTCACGCACGACGAACTCACCGGTGCCGGTGGTGCCGAACCCGGCCTGGCGCAGGGTGAGCGAGACCGCGCCGGCACCCCCGCTCAGCACCTCCGACTCGGTGATCCGGTAGGTCGCTGGTGTGGCGCCGTCGGCGAACAGCCGCTTGCCGTCCCCGACGACGACGGGGAATTGGAGCAGTCGGTAGGTGTCGACGAGCCCGGCGTCGTGCAGGGTGCGCACCAGTTGCCAACTGCCGTGCACTTGCAGCTCACCGCCCGGCTGTTCCTTGAGCCGGCGCACCTGATCGACGATGTCGCCGCGCAGCACTGTGGTCTTCCCCCAGGCCGTGTCCGCGTCGGACAGGGTGTCGCTGACGACGTACTTCTGCCACGTGTTCAGGGCGGTGGCCACGATGTTCTCAGGATCGGTCACCTGCGACCAGTACGTGCGCATCATCTCGAAGGTGGTCCGCCCCAGGAGGAAGGCGTCGGCCCGCCGGAACCACCCGTCGACGGGGCTGAGTTGGCCGGCGTGGGTGTGGGGCACGAGCCAGCCTCCGCGCTCGAAGCCGTTGCTGGGGTCCTCCTGGACTCCGCCCGGGCCCTGCATGATGCCGTCGAGGCTCACGAAGGTGTGGACGCTGAGCTCCATGATCTTCACTTCCTTTGTGTACGATGTCCACATCTGCGGACAGGCAGAACATTACACAGACAAGTGGATGCTGTCCACATTGGGAGATGTCATGGTCGACACGGCCAAGCGGAGCACCTACCGGCACGGCAATCTGCGCCAGGCCCTGCTGGAAGCAGGGATCGAACTGGCCCGCGAGGGCGGCCCTGACGCGGTGGTGCTGCGCGAGGCCACCCGGCGCGCGGGAGTGGTCCCCAACGCCGCCTATCGCCACTTCGCCGACCGGCACGCTCTCGTGCACGCCGTGTCCTTGGCCGCGATGGCCCAGCTGGCCCGCACCATGGAAGCCGAGCAGGCCGCCCTGTCACCGGTCACCGACCCGGTCCAAGCGGCCTGCGCGCGCTTCCGCGCCCTCGGCACCGGCTACCTGCGCTTCGCCCAGACCGAGCCCGGGCTGTTCCGTGCGGCGTTCTTCGTCCCCGACACCATGGCCGAAGCCAAGGTCGACACCTCCGCAGGAACCGCCGGACTAACCCCTTTCCAACTGCTCGGCGCGGCCTTGGACGATCTCGTCGCATGCGGCCGCATGCCCACCGACCGACGCCCAGGCATGGAGTTCCTCGTCTGGTCGGCCGTGCACGGTCTCGCCATACTCCTCATCGACGGCCCTTTGCGCAGTCTGCAGACCACCCAGGCCGACGAAACCACCCGACTCCTGATCGACATGATCGAAAGAGGCCTGTAATGATGATTCCACCGGGCCTTTCGCCCCTCCTGTGTACTTGGTGACAGCTTCGTCGGCGGGAGAGGCCTCCACCGTCCTCGCGCACGCGCGGACGGTGCCGCGCGTTACGGACCGGCTTGGTCACATCCCACCGTCGCGCTGTGCCGGGATCGAACTGGCGAGCGATGCGGCGGGACCGCTATAGTCTTGATCGCGCCCGATGTCGAGGCCGTTCTTGAAGGAGGTGTGCAGCAGATGCGCAGGACCGTTCAGCAGCGAAGCCACAGCTCTGCTTTCACCAACCTCCTCAAGCCGGAGACATCGTGTCGATTCGCATCACCCCTTTGATTGACCCTCAACTCACGTCGTCCAGTCGCCGCCTGGCGTGGCTGGCCACCCTGCCTGCCGGCGTTCCCGTCGGATCAGCGTTCCTTCGCCTGTTCATCAGGGCGGGCCAGGATCACCTGGCCGAACTCGATCTCCAGGTCCACCCGGCCGAGCAGCGTAGCGGCGTCGGTTCTCTCCTGCTGACCACCGCGCTGGCCGCAGCCCGCGAAGAGGATCGGCGCTGCGTCATCGCCCAGGTGGAGCCCAGTTCGTCGGGAGAGGCCTTCCTGTCGGCGCGGGGCTTTCGCAAGGTGTTGACCTTGACCTATGCAAGGCTGCCGCTGGCCCAGGCTGACCTCGCCGCCCTCGGGAAGATCGTGCACAGCCCACATCCCGGCTACCGGCTGGTCGCGTGGGACGGGGTCGTGCCCGATGAGCTGGCCGAGACGTTCGCCGCGTCCCGCCACGCCTTGGACGACATGCCGATGGACGACACCGACTACGGCACCGTGAGTTGGGACGTCCAGCGCGTACGGGACGCGGCGCTGGCAATCGAGAACCGGGGCGACCTGCTCCATACCGTCGCCGCCATCGCCGAATCCGATGATTCCATCGCGGGATTCACCGAGCTGGTCGTCCCGGGAGACGGCAAGGGCGACGCCCAGCACTACGCCACCGGCGTGCTCCCCGAACATCGCGGACACGGCCTGGCCCGCTGGATGAAAGCCGAGGCCATCCTGCAGGCGCGCAAGCGCTACCCGGACCTCGATGGTCTGCTGACCGACACCGCCGACAGCAACCGCCACATGCGTGTCATCAATGACGCGCTCGGCTACCTGCCGACCCACCAGAGGGTGACACTACAGCTCGACCTGTAGCGGCAAGCCTGCCAGCCGAGGGCTTTCGCCATCGGTTGTGGTGAAGAGGGCGCGCTGGCTTGCGACAATCGATGGTGTGAGCCGGCGCGCGGCGCCGCGCCACCGCCGCTCCCTGGAGAACGACTCTCCGGCTCGCTCCCTGTCGGCCGCCGTTGCCGGTATTTGTCTTCCTGCCGCGCACCCTGGAACTGGTGAGGTCCTTCTATCGATCAACGGATTGTTCCCAGCACGCCCTGAAGATCGCCCGAACTTGGCGTGGTGGCCGAACTGACGGCGATCAGCACTCCAGCAACTACTGTGCCAAGCCCGGCGCTGGCACCGAAGCAGCCAAAGCGAGCATGAACACGTACCCCCACGCCACCTACCTCTCGCAGATCCATCTGAGCGGGCGGGTTCTACGCCTACACAACTCTTGCCGCCTAGTGGTGCGATATGGGCGGATTGGCGTCAGTGGTGTCGCAACGCGGGCGATCCTTACCCGGTGGGGACGCTGTTAGCAGGAGTGTTAGCAAAAGGCCCCTCGCGATCATCGCGAGGGGCCTATGAGCTGGAGCCGCCTTGGGGATTCGAACCCCAGACCCCTTCATTACGAGTGAAGTGCTCTGGCCGACTGAGCTAAGGCGGCGTGCCGTGCAGCGTGAAAGAGTCTACAGGAGCCCGAGGGGTTCTCGCTCCCACCGATCACCCGATGCCCGGACAGATCGCCCGTCCTCCGCCCCCTTCCCGTCGCCCCGCCCCGGGCCTTCCCATGATCTTCGTCGGGTAGTCACCGGCCGGCGCCCCCCGTCGTGCTGTGACCGTACTGCCCGAACTCTCTGGTTACGACGATCCGTCGCCATACATGGCATCGTGTTGTTTACGCGGCGAGCACACGCTGGCTTTGGAGCACGAACACCGCCGCCCCCCGTCGTTGAGCCGCACCACGACCGAGTCGGACGGCACGTTGTGCCCCACCACCGTCCCGGCGCCCTGCGGGGTCTCCACACTCGCCCCCACCCGGGGTGCCGAGGCGCGGAACTCCTGATACAGCGGATGCTCATACTTCAGGCAGCACATGAGCCGCCCACACGCACCCGCGATGCGCAGCGGGTTGACCGGAAGATCCTGATCTTTGGCCATCCGCACCGAGACCGGCTCGAAGTCCTTCAGGAAGGTGGCACAACACAGGTCACGGCCGCAGGGGCCGATGCCGCCCTGCAACCGCGCCTCGTCCCTCGGACCGATCTGGCGCAGCTCGACCCGGGCCCGCAGGTTGCGGGCCAGGTCGCGCACCAGGGCGCGGAAGTCCACCCGGTGCGGCGCCGAGAAATAGACCGTATAGACGTTGTCTTGCTCGAGGTAGTCGATCCCGACCACCTTCATCGGCAGCGTGTGCCGTTTGATCAGTCGTTTGGACACGCTGCGGGCCTCGGCCCTGCGGCGTTTGTTGGACTCGTCGCGGGCGAGGTGCTCTTCGCCCGCCAACCCCGCGCACACCGGCAACCCGTCGATGTCCTCGCTCGTGTATTGCGGCGCCCACACACACTCCGCCACCTCCGGACCCGAGTCGGTCGGCACGAGCACCTTGTCGCCCACTTTCGGGTTGTGCTCACCGGGATCGAGGTAGTAGAGCCTCCCATAACGGGTGAAGCTCACGGCCATGATCATTCCCATGGGCTCGAGCTCGCCTCCTGACGGCCTCGGGGGTCCTTGCGGCCTTCGTTGCCACACTACGTGGGTCCGTACGCGGAAGGTCAGGGGTGCGGAGGTGGATGTTCGCCGGATCACTTGCTGATCGGGCACACCTTGCTGTCATCCAGGAACAAGCCGTAGTCGATCTCCAGCGTGGCCTGATCGGCCAGGCAGGGGGTGTAGTTGGCCGAGGCCACCCCTGGTTGGTGCTTCAGCGTGGCGACCGTCTCGGCCCAGTCGGTGTTCGGCTTCAGCACCAACCGGAAGGATTCGGGCATGTCCTCCACGCGGGTTGCCTCGACCAGCACCTTGTTGCTCTTGTACGCGCGCATGAAGTTCTCATACGCCGCTTTCTTGTCCTCGAAGACGTACGAGTGGACCTCAGGCATGGCCTCGATCAGCTTCCTGATGGCCGCCTTCTGAGCGTTCGTCGCTTCCTTGCCCCGCTTGGCAAAGAGTTTGTCCTTGCCCCGGGACTCGCGCTCGGCACCGCACGCCGGCAGGATGGACCCCTTGCCGCAGAGAAACACGCTGAGCCGCGGCTCCGACAGCCGCTCGGACGACGCCTCGGCAGAGGCGGCTTTCTGGTCCACGACACTCTGTATCCCAGGCAGTCCTCGCAGCGCCTGCTGCACCTCGCGCCGATCAGCCCCCTCCTTGATCTCCAGCCGGAACGACATCGGCAGGTCGGTGACCTTGACCGAGTCAAGCAGCGCCTTGTTGTTCGCGAAGCTGACCCGGAAGCTGTCGTAGGCGCTCGCCTGGTCCACGAAGAACACCGCTTCGACCTGCTTCAGCCCCTTCACCGCCCGCTCGACCGCGCGCACCTCCTCCATGCTCACGCCGCGCCCTCGGCACAGCGTCTCCTTCGGCGTTGACTTCGTGCACAAGAAGACGGCCATATCCGCCTGCTCCGGGTTCGTGGCCACCACCTGGTCCTCGCCTTCGAGACCGCCCAGCCCCGCGGCGGTCGCCACCCCCGCGAGCACTACGGTCACCGCCACGGCCATCAGCCGGAAATCCATCCGGAGCCGCCGCCGCTCCGGTGCCCGCAGCGGCCTGAGGGTGCTGGGGTCGATCGCCGCTCCCGCCTCGGCGAGCGCCTCACGCAGTCTGTCTTCCACCGGGCTGTTCATGATCCCTCCCTGAGTGC from Nonomuraea polychroma encodes the following:
- a CDS encoding GNAT family N-acetyltransferase → MTVRLRTANDLDMPAVGALHHRSRASAYAGLVAPEALTFGSEEALGEWWAERRRWEAGTHRLTVAVSVSGIVGFSYLGPSEDEGVTELYAIHVLPGHVGTGVGRALMDDALPHLGPRAVLWVLEGNKRARPFYEKAGWSADGVTRDAPIGGELTHQLRYARTAAG
- a CDS encoding dihydrofolate reductase family protein, with product MELSVHTFVSLDGIMQGPGGVQEDPSNGFERGGWLVPHTHAGQLSPVDGWFRRADAFLLGRTTFEMMRTYWSQVTDPENIVATALNTWQKYVVSDTLSDADTAWGKTTVLRGDIVDQVRRLKEQPGGELQVHGSWQLVRTLHDAGLVDTYRLLQFPVVVGDGKRLFADGATPATYRITESEVLSGGAGAVSLTLRQAGFGTTGTGEFVVRDGKEAIA
- a CDS encoding permease-like cell division protein FtsX, whose protein sequence is MNSPVEDRLREALAEAGAAIDPSTLRPLRAPERRRLRMDFRLMAVAVTVVLAGVATAAGLGGLEGEDQVVATNPEQADMAVFLCTKSTPKETLCRGRGVSMEEVRAVERAVKGLKQVEAVFFVDQASAYDSFRVSFANNKALLDSVKVTDLPMSFRLEIKEGADRREVQQALRGLPGIQSVVDQKAASAEASSERLSEPRLSVFLCGKGSILPACGAERESRGKDKLFAKRGKEATNAQKAAIRKLIEAMPEVHSYVFEDKKAAYENFMRAYKSNKVLVEATRVEDMPESFRLVLKPNTDWAETVATLKHQPGVASANYTPCLADQATLEIDYGLFLDDSKVCPISK
- a CDS encoding sigma factor, whose product is MLGSFDEAEDLVQEVFLRAWRGRDGFEGRSSLRAWPYRIATNACLDFLDGRSRGRCPTRPIRRPARGCSRSPATCGSRRCPAPTTRRPRWSPRRPWSWRSWSPSGTCRRGSAPRRSCATC
- a CDS encoding PSP1 domain-containing protein, translating into MAVSFTRYGRLYYLDPGEHNPKVGDKVLVPTDSGPEVAECVWAPQYTSEDIDGLPVCAGLAGEEHLARDESNKRRRAEARSVSKRLIKRHTLPMKVVGIDYLEQDNVYTVYFSAPHRVDFRALVRDLARNLRARVELRQIGPRDEARLQGGIGPCGRDLCCATFLKDFEPVSVRMAKDQDLPVNPLRIAGACGRLMCCLKYEHPLYQEFRASAPRVGASVETPQGAGTVVGHNVPSDSVVVRLNDGGRRCSCSKASVCSPRKQHDAMYGDGSS
- a CDS encoding TetR/AcrR family transcriptional regulator, yielding MWTLSSMIFTSFVYDVHICGQAEHYTDKWMLSTLGDVMVDTAKRSTYRHGNLRQALLEAGIELAREGGPDAVVLREATRRAGVVPNAAYRHFADRHALVHAVSLAAMAQLARTMEAEQAALSPVTDPVQAACARFRALGTGYLRFAQTEPGLFRAAFFVPDTMAEAKVDTSAGTAGLTPFQLLGAALDDLVACGRMPTDRRPGMEFLVWSAVHGLAILLIDGPLRSLQTTQADETTRLLIDMIERGL
- a CDS encoding DUF4326 domain-containing protein, translated to MPRRVKVEGDMYHGRVPEGAIYVGRAAPGLKASPYNSPHSVRREGCRACGGRVHERSEVIELYRVHLREHPELVEQARRELAGKDLGCWCPADQPCHADVLLAVVAGEEP
- a CDS encoding GNAT family N-acetyltransferase; the protein is MIDPQLTSSSRRLAWLATLPAGVPVGSAFLRLFIRAGQDHLAELDLQVHPAEQRSGVGSLLLTTALAAAREEDRRCVIAQVEPSSSGEAFLSARGFRKVLTLTYARLPLAQADLAALGKIVHSPHPGYRLVAWDGVVPDELAETFAASRHALDDMPMDDTDYGTVSWDVQRVRDAALAIENRGDLLHTVAAIAESDDSIAGFTELVVPGDGKGDAQHYATGVLPEHRGHGLARWMKAEAILQARKRYPDLDGLLTDTADSNRHMRVINDALGYLPTHQRVTLQLDL